The region CTCGAGAGTATGCAGGTGTCGAAGAGCTCTTCGGGGCGGGTTTTAAACTCCTTTATCAACCTTTTGGCCTCCTCTTCCCCTACCTCCCTTTCGAGTTTTTCAACCGCCCGGGGGTTGCCCTTTACCGCCATTTTAAGCACTTCTCTGTTCTCGTCGGCAATCTGGTCGAAGTGGGTAAGGGGCGGTATTCTCTTGACTTTTCGGGAGTAGATGGAGAGGAGAAGCTCTATCTCGCCGGAGAGCTCCTGGGGGAGTTGGCAGAGGTTGCACAGCTCGAAGAAGAAGCTCGTTCCGGTTGTTACCTCAACAGCCTCGCTCAGCAGCGTAAACTCGTCGAAGGAGTTTATTTTGAAGTTAAAGTCTTCAAAGGTGTACAGAACACCCGCCCTGTATCCGAGGTAACAGCCTAAAGGTTTTTCCTCTTCCCGGGAGAAGAAAGAGTCCCTTTTCTTCTCCAACAGGTAGAGGTAGGTTGAGAAGTTCTCGTCGATTTCGGCGTGGCGGCAGATGAGCTTTTCCTGGCTGTCGAGTAGGTCTTCGAACACGAAGTGTTTTACTTCTACCGTTTCTCCCTTGGACTTTTTGCACAGTTGGGGCGGAAGCTCCAGAATACTGAAACTCTCGTCCATTAACTCTCCCAATTGAGTTAACGGGGGCCGATGCCCCCGGGAATTTAATACTGGTCGTGTATCTCCAGCTGGTTGAAGAAGAACGGAATCTCGTAGGCGGCAGACTCGGGGGAATCGGAGGCGTGAACGGCGTTCCTGCCTACGTCTGTTCCGTACTTCTTCCTTATTGTTCCCTCGGCTGCCTTTGCCGGGTCGGTTGCACCGATTATCTCCCTTACCCTTGCTATTGCGTTCTCACCTTCGAGAACCATCGGAACGCACGGGCCGGAGGACATAAAGTCGGTAAGTTCATCGTAGAAGGGCCTCTCTTTGTGGACGATGTAGAACTTCTTTGCCTGCTCCTTTGTGAGGTGAACCATTTTTATTGCAAGGAGCTTCAGGTCGTTCTCCTGGAGTATCCTTACAATGTCTCCCACTGCGTTCTTCTTCACGGCGTCCGGCTTTACTATAACCAGAGTTCTCTCAACTGCCATATTCTCCTCCTCCTTGGGATTTGCCCTGTATTATAACCTTTCTAACAGACTGCAGGTAGTTGTGCGCCAACCGTGTTGGTTCCGGAAGCCTGTACTTGGTGCAGCTTGAGAGCACCAGCTCGGCCGCTTCCTCCGGAGTTACTAAGTGACCCGGAGAGACGTAAACCGGTTTAACGTTCCTTTTGGTCCTTAAGGCGTAGCCGAGTACCGTGCCCGTTTTCGGGTCTGTGATGGGAGAGCGGCATCCCCTTTCCCTGCAGGGCTCTTGGAACTCCCCGTAGAGGGGCTTTTTGGCGCACCCTACCGTGGGTATTCCCGTTACCACCCCCAGGTGTGAGGCTATTCCGAGTTTTCTGGGGTGGGTTATTCCGTGGCCGTCCACCACGATAAGGTCGGGGGTGTGTTTCAGCCTTTTCAGCGTTTTTAAAAGGAGGGGAAGCTCTCTGAAGGCCAGAAAGCCGGCCACGTAAGGTATCTCTACCTTAAGGGTTTCGTAGTGCTTTTCTACAACCTCCAGTTCCGGGTAGGTTAAAACCACAAATGCCCCTATTCCCGTGGTGGGGTTTTTAAAAGGGTCTAAAAACGTTAAGTCGCATCCGGCAATGAGTTTCGGTTCCCTTGTAAGGGGCGTTATTTTCACCTTTTCAGCCAGAGCTTTCTGGGCTTTAGCCGCTTTCTTAAAGGAGAACTTCAACTTTCCACCCTCCCCAGGAGGAACAGCCCAACGGCCCCAAATAGCAGGAGCGGAGCGAAGGCTGCGTAAAGGGGCGGAAGGACCTCACTCTTCCCCAGGCTCAGAAACAGCGATACGGTAATCCACATAGATACAACGATTATTGCCGCAAGCAACACCGTGTAGCCCTTTTTATTCCTCGGGTTGTAAACCCCAAAGGGTATTCCGATTATCGCCGTTATAACCGGAAGCAGCCCGAGTGCCAGCTTTGAGTAGAGCTCCACCCTGAGGTAGTTGGTATCGTAGTTGAGCTTACTCAATCTCTTTATGGTCAGGAATAGCTCTAAGAGCCCCATTGCCTCCGGGTTGTTTACCGACAGAAGTAGCTCCTTTACGCTTACCCCCAAATTTATAGGAAGCGTTTCCTTCTCAGTGCTCTTTAGCTCTTTAAAATCCCTTACAAAGACTTCCCTGAGAAGCCACCTACCCCCGCCCTTGTAAATGGCCTCTTCTGCGTCTATTCTCCCCGTAGGCGAGAAGTCTTTAACCTTTATTATGCTTACCCGCTCCGCCCTCTTGTTTTTTGGCAGGAGCTCCCAGAAGAACACAAAATCTCCTGCTCTGTCCTTGAACCACACGCCCGGAACCTTTTGGGGGCCGTTTGTCACCTCTTCTCCGGCCTTAAGGGCAATCTCCGTTGCCCTTTTAAGGCCTGCCGGCAGTAAGGTCTCCTGAACGGCCACGGAGGCTACCGATGCCAGCACTCCGAGGATAACGAGGGGAGCCGAAAACCTGTAGGTGCTTATGCCCAACGCCCTTGCAACTGTAAGCTCGCTGGTTTCGGAAAACCGAGAGAGCGTAACCATAGTGGCTATGAGAGTGGCTATGGGAATAACCCTTACTCCGTAGAGGGGAAGCCTCCCCAGGATGTATGCGGCCGCCCCCGACGCTCCCACCTTGGAGACCATGTTGAAGTGGCTTACAAAGTCTATAACGGCAAAGAGGGTGAGAAACGTGGTCAGTGTCAGGAAGAAGAACTTGACCCCTTCGGAGAAGACGTATCTGTCGAGCTTCTTTATCACCACCGCGCTCCAACGTTTATCCGAATGCGCTCGCTTACCGCCAGTTTATAGAGTAACAGAGCCGCCGCACCGAATACCACATCGGGCAGAAGCGCCAAAAGGGGTTGCCCGGTTTTCAGGGCAACCTTCTTAGAGAAGGTGTAGAGTATGTAGTAAAGCACGATGAGAAGGAGGCTAATCAGAACTCCCACACCTATGGAGCCTCTGGGAATTGAGACCGCTATGGAGAATCCGATTATCCCCACTATCAGCGAGGCAAACGCCAGTGCGGTTCTCTTTACAACGGCAACTCTGGCCTCTTTATCCCTCTCTTTGAGGAGCTGGAATAGGGTTTTGTATTTGGCTGCCTTGAACCTCTCTTTTCTGGTGAACTTGTAGAGTTCAACCGTGTAGCTCTTGAACTTTATGAACTTGAACTCTTTCGGTTTTTTCCAGTCTACAACTTGGGCACTGCCGTCTTCTATGTCGAGGAAGACGGTGTCTCCCTTTGTCCTCAGGAAGCCCCTTCTGCCGAAAGCTGTTACGAGTTTCTCCTTCTTCTGTAGCGACGCCATGAAGTTTACAAGGAGCCCCTTTTCCGGGTAGAGCTTCTCAACGTAAAACGTTACACCGGGGAAGTTGCTGGAAAACCTCTTCTCTGTGATACTCAAGGTTATCTTCTTCCTCAGGAGCTCTTCCAGCTCCCTCTTCATTGCAACGTTGCTCTTTGGGGCAAGGAACATAAGTGAGTAGAAGGAGAGGAGCGAGAATATGAGGCCGAGCAGGAAAACCGGTTTTGACAGCTCTTTCAGGCTTATGCCGCACGATTTTGCGGCCGTAAGCTCGTTGTTGCTGTTCATCCCTATGAACACTATAACAACCGAAAGAACGAAGGACATCGGAATCACTATCCCGAGGAACGCCGGTAGCCCTTTGGCAAGAACCGAGAGGAAGTCCAGGAAGGAGACCCCTTTCCCGAGGACGGTTTCTGCTATGGTCGATGCCCTGTCCATCAGGATTACAAAGAGGAAGAGGGCGGAGCTGAGGGCCGCCACCCGGGTGATTTCGAAGGCTATGTACCTGTGAAGGACCTTCATTTCACTTTCTTCATATACTTGTACCAGTCGACCACAATGGCGCTTGCGATGAATATCGAGGAGTACGTTCCCACGGTTATTCCGACCAGGAGCACAAATGCAAAGTCGTTTATAACGCCTCCGCCGAAGAGGTAAAGGCACAGAACTACGAAGAGGGTTGTCAGGGAGGTTATGATTGTCCTTGAGAGGGTTTGATTGATACTGTCGTTAACTATCTCCTCGAAGGGCTTGCTCCTTAAGTAAACCTTCATGTTCTCCCTGATTCTGTCGTAAACTACTATGGTGTCGTTGATGGAGTAACCTATAACCGTTAGGAGCGCCGCTATAACCGGGAGGCTGAACTCCCTTCCCACGGCCATGAAGACGCCGGTTGTGGCCAGTGCGTCGTGGATGAGGGCCAGTACGGCTCCCACGGCAAAGATGAACTCAAAACGCCAGGCAACGTATATAAGGATGCCTATTAGGGCGTAGATGATGGCCATTATCCCTTTTTCGCGGAGCTCTTTCCCTACGGTCGGGCCTATCATCTCAACTTTCAGAATCGTTACGCCACTTTTAAAGTGCTCTTTGAGCTTCCGCCGTATTGTCTCTACCGTTTTGTTGGTATCTCCCGTAGCCGGGGCCTTTATCATGAACTCGTTCTCCCCTTGAACGTTCTGAACGGTCACACCTTCTACGCTCCCTTTGAAGATTTCCCTTATCTTCCCGGTTGTTATCCCCGGCTCTTCCACCTTAACGAGGACGAGGACGCCGCCTGTAAAGTCGATTCCGAACTTGGGCCCCTTTATGAAGGCACCGTAGAGCCAGGTTCCCAGGATTAGTGTAAGGGAGAACAGGTATGCCCAGTAGCGTTTACCGATGAAGTCGAACTTTCTTTCCATCAACGGCTCCTAAATCTTGAAGAGTTTTGGTTTGTACTTAACGATTAGGTCGAGGAGAACCTTGGTTACGAAAACTGCAGTGAACATGCTGGTCATGATGCCCAGCGACAGGGTAACGGCAAACCCTTTGATGGGGCCGGTTCCGAACTGGAAGAGAACCGCCGCCGCTATAAGGGTTGTAACGTTTGAATCCAGAATTGTTCCCCAGGCCCTTGCAAATCCTGCCTCTACTGCCGAGTAGAGGTTTCTGCCCTTGCGAAGCTCCTCTTTAATCCGCTCAAAGATGATAACGTTCGCGTCTACCGACATTCCGATTGTGAGAATGAAGCCGGCTATACCGGGCAGCGTCAGCGTTGCCCCTATAAGGGCCATCAGGGCCCAGAGGATTATCACGTTCATGAGCAGGGCCGCGTCGGCTGCTATTCCTGCCGTTTTGTAGTAAACGAGCATAAAGAGCATTACAACTATTATGCCCGCTACGCCCGCCTTTATTCCCTTCTCTACCGACTCCTTACCCAGGGAGGGGCCTACGGTGGTCTCTTCCACTATCTTGACCGGTGCAGGAAGGGCTCCCGCCCGCAGGACGATTGCAAGGTCTCTGGCCTCTTGGTAGGTGAACTGTCCCGATATCTGGCCCCTGGCACCTATTTCGCTTCTTATTACCGGTGCCGACTGGACTTTGTTGTCGAGAACTATTGCAAGGCGCGTTCCTATGTGGTGTTTTGTGTAGTTCCTGAAGATTTTTGCTCCCTGGGAGTTTAGAACGAAGCTAACGGCGGGAAGGCCGTTTTCGTCTTGGCTGGGGTAGGCGTCTTTAAGGTAGGCTCCCGTTAGAATGGGCTCTCTTTTGACGAGGAAGAAGTTGTAGGCTACAACTCTTCCCTCTTTGTTCTTTATCTCCTGTAGCAGGAGCTGCTCGTCTTCGGGAACGTTCCCTCCGAACTTTTTAACGAGCTCTTCAAGGTTTTTGACTTTTATAGGCTCTTTCCGCCCCTCCTCTACGAGGAAGAACTTGGGGCCTGTGGGAGAGGGTTCAACTTCTACTGAAGCCCCCGGAGGTACCTTCCCTCCCAGGTTTACTATCATCTGGTTCGGGGACCTGAACTCCGCCACTACCTCTTTAAACTCGAGGTTTGCTACTTTGCCTATGATTTTCTTCGCCCTTTCGGGGTTCTTAACGCCGGGAAGCTCTACTATTATTCTGTCTTTGCCGTTTCT is a window of Thermovibrio ammonificans HB-1 DNA encoding:
- a CDS encoding LptF/LptG family permease — protein: MKVLHRYIAFEITRVAALSSALFLFVILMDRASTIAETVLGKGVSFLDFLSVLAKGLPAFLGIVIPMSFVLSVVIVFIGMNSNNELTAAKSCGISLKELSKPVFLLGLIFSLLSFYSLMFLAPKSNVAMKRELEELLRKKITLSITEKRFSSNFPGVTFYVEKLYPEKGLLVNFMASLQKKEKLVTAFGRRGFLRTKGDTVFLDIEDGSAQVVDWKKPKEFKFIKFKSYTVELYKFTRKERFKAAKYKTLFQLLKERDKEARVAVVKRTALAFASLIVGIIGFSIAVSIPRGSIGVGVLISLLLIVLYYILYTFSKKVALKTGQPLLALLPDVVFGAAALLLYKLAVSERIRINVGARW
- the ndk gene encoding nucleoside-diphosphate kinase encodes the protein MAVERTLVIVKPDAVKKNAVGDIVRILQENDLKLLAIKMVHLTKEQAKKFYIVHKERPFYDELTDFMSSGPCVPMVLEGENAIARVREIIGATDPAKAAEGTIRKKYGTDVGRNAVHASDSPESAAYEIPFFFNQLEIHDQY
- a CDS encoding endonuclease V gives rise to the protein MKFSFKKAAKAQKALAEKVKITPLTREPKLIAGCDLTFLDPFKNPTTGIGAFVVLTYPELEVVEKHYETLKVEIPYVAGFLAFRELPLLLKTLKRLKHTPDLIVVDGHGITHPRKLGIASHLGVVTGIPTVGCAKKPLYGEFQEPCRERGCRSPITDPKTGTVLGYALRTKRNVKPVYVSPGHLVTPEEAAELVLSSCTKYRLPEPTRLAHNYLQSVRKVIIQGKSQGGGEYGS
- a CDS encoding LptF/LptG family permease, with amino-acid sequence MIKKLDRYVFSEGVKFFFLTLTTFLTLFAVIDFVSHFNMVSKVGASGAAAYILGRLPLYGVRVIPIATLIATMVTLSRFSETSELTVARALGISTYRFSAPLVILGVLASVASVAVQETLLPAGLKRATEIALKAGEEVTNGPQKVPGVWFKDRAGDFVFFWELLPKNKRAERVSIIKVKDFSPTGRIDAEEAIYKGGGRWLLREVFVRDFKELKSTEKETLPINLGVSVKELLLSVNNPEAMGLLELFLTIKRLSKLNYDTNYLRVELYSKLALGLLPVITAIIGIPFGVYNPRNKKGYTVLLAAIIVVSMWITVSLFLSLGKSEVLPPLYAAFAPLLLFGAVGLFLLGRVES
- the secD gene encoding protein translocase subunit SecD; this translates as MKNLKWKVLFILAVLVGSLYVALTKPINLGLDLKGGTHLVLQIETQKALENEVSAALRDIKRSLEEENLPVVSAVRKGTTIEIEMLTADAAQKAQELIKEDYGRMFAIKRNGNRLTLSLKPSYVSKEIDRLAEQALETIRNRIDQLGVAEPVIVRNGKDRIIVELPGVKNPERAKKIIGKVANLEFKEVVAEFRSPNQMIVNLGGKVPPGASVEVEPSPTGPKFFLVEEGRKEPIKVKNLEELVKKFGGNVPEDEQLLLQEIKNKEGRVVAYNFFLVKREPILTGAYLKDAYPSQDENGLPAVSFVLNSQGAKIFRNYTKHHIGTRLAIVLDNKVQSAPVIRSEIGARGQISGQFTYQEARDLAIVLRAGALPAPVKIVEETTVGPSLGKESVEKGIKAGVAGIIVVMLFMLVYYKTAGIAADAALLMNVIILWALMALIGATLTLPGIAGFILTIGMSVDANVIIFERIKEELRKGRNLYSAVEAGFARAWGTILDSNVTTLIAAAVLFQFGTGPIKGFAVTLSLGIMTSMFTAVFVTKVLLDLIVKYKPKLFKI
- the secF gene encoding protein translocase subunit SecF; translated protein: MERKFDFIGKRYWAYLFSLTLILGTWLYGAFIKGPKFGIDFTGGVLVLVKVEEPGITTGKIREIFKGSVEGVTVQNVQGENEFMIKAPATGDTNKTVETIRRKLKEHFKSGVTILKVEMIGPTVGKELREKGIMAIIYALIGILIYVAWRFEFIFAVGAVLALIHDALATTGVFMAVGREFSLPVIAALLTVIGYSINDTIVVYDRIRENMKVYLRSKPFEEIVNDSINQTLSRTIITSLTTLFVVLCLYLFGGGVINDFAFVLLVGITVGTYSSIFIASAIVVDWYKYMKKVK